A window of the Haloarcula rubripromontorii genome harbors these coding sequences:
- a CDS encoding MBL fold metallo-hydrolase, translating to MDWQRADVPVPTRAPTGNTAAYVCGDEAALLVDPAATNDALDSILSDRTLAHIALTHHHPDHAGAVAHYASETGATVWARRGRASAFEAATGVTPDRLFSGGTTIPTDAGPVTVIDTPGHAPEHVAFATDGAVVSGDLAVAEGSVVVGAPEGDVRAYLASLRRLHARSPDVLLPGHGPRIETPRETCARLISHRLERERRVRDAVHDGAATPDEILDAAYGKDLTGVRDLARATVLAHVEKLAVEGAISWDSERATPNQVE from the coding sequence ATGGACTGGCAGCGGGCCGACGTGCCTGTCCCGACACGGGCACCAACCGGCAACACGGCGGCATACGTTTGCGGCGACGAGGCGGCTCTTCTCGTGGACCCCGCGGCGACGAACGATGCGCTCGATTCGATTCTCAGTGACCGCACCCTCGCTCACATTGCGCTCACGCATCATCACCCTGACCACGCTGGTGCCGTTGCACACTACGCCAGCGAGACCGGCGCGACGGTGTGGGCGCGCCGCGGTCGGGCGAGCGCGTTCGAAGCCGCGACCGGCGTTACCCCGGACAGACTGTTCAGCGGAGGGACGACGATTCCGACCGATGCTGGCCCAGTGACCGTCATTGATACGCCGGGACACGCGCCGGAACACGTTGCCTTCGCAACAGACGGGGCCGTCGTCTCCGGCGACCTCGCCGTCGCTGAGGGCAGCGTCGTCGTCGGCGCACCTGAGGGCGACGTGCGGGCCTATCTCGCGTCGCTGCGGCGACTCCACGCCAGAAGCCCCGATGTGCTGTTACCGGGTCACGGCCCGCGTATCGAGACGCCGCGGGAAACGTGTGCGCGCCTCATCAGTCACCGACTGGAGCGCGAGCGGCGTGTTCGGGACGCTGTCCACGACGGGGCCGCCACTCCGGATGAAATCCTCGATGCCGCCTACGGGAAGGACCTCACCGGCGTCCGCGACCTGGCCCGTGCGACGGTACTGGCCCACGTCGAGAAGCTCGCTGTCGAGGGCGCTATTTCATGGGACAGCGAACGGGCCACACCGAATCAGGTGGAGTGA
- a CDS encoding DUF371 domain-containing protein — protein sequence MTLEEVVHAQGHENVSGEHASTLEVTSDDFLTPAGDCILAIEADRVPADFDAEFVTACQDADATITATIEAGNYTVTVTGTGHPDLSFENDRSHVLRTSDYVDDRTVMVNADAAAGDVDRDLVDALASGSDATLTLAVDPSE from the coding sequence ATGACACTTGAGGAAGTGGTCCACGCACAGGGCCACGAGAACGTCTCCGGCGAGCACGCGAGCACGCTGGAAGTGACGAGCGACGACTTTCTGACACCGGCCGGTGACTGCATTCTGGCTATCGAAGCCGACCGCGTCCCCGCTGACTTCGACGCGGAGTTCGTGACAGCCTGCCAAGACGCCGACGCGACGATCACGGCGACTATCGAGGCCGGCAACTATACTGTTACCGTGACCGGAACCGGCCATCCCGACCTCTCCTTCGAGAACGACCGGAGCCACGTCCTGCGGACGAGCGACTACGTCGACGACCGCACCGTGATGGTGAACGCCGACGCGGCGGCCGGCGACGTGGACCGGGACCTTGTCGATGCGCTCGCTAGTGGCAGTGACGCGACGCTGACGCTAGCTGTTGACCCTAGCGAGTAG
- a CDS encoding class I SAM-dependent methyltransferase, with amino-acid sequence MKGQEWYQADTVAEEYEAKRFSRGGRLIDRREKQAVLDAIGPVADKDVLEVACGTGRFTVMLAERGANITGLDISGPMLQQGREKAQATGVDDHVEFMRGDAARLPFPDDHFDTVFAMRFFHLADTPAAFLAEMRRVSKEQVFFDTFNRFSTRSIYNWALPMGSRLYSRWEIDRLLDGAGLELTDANHDWLLPYGFYRKIPNELAASFRSLDTALGGTPLGEKLASVSYWNTHV; translated from the coding sequence GTGAAAGGGCAGGAGTGGTATCAGGCTGACACCGTGGCCGAAGAGTACGAGGCCAAGCGGTTCTCCCGTGGTGGTCGGCTGATCGATCGACGCGAGAAGCAGGCCGTCCTCGATGCAATCGGCCCTGTGGCCGATAAGGACGTATTAGAGGTAGCTTGCGGGACCGGCCGGTTCACCGTGATGCTGGCCGAGCGCGGCGCGAACATCACCGGGCTGGACATCTCGGGACCGATGCTCCAGCAGGGCCGTGAGAAAGCACAGGCGACCGGTGTCGACGACCACGTGGAGTTCATGCGGGGCGACGCTGCCCGACTCCCGTTCCCGGACGACCATTTCGACACTGTGTTTGCGATGCGCTTTTTCCATCTGGCGGACACGCCTGCGGCGTTTCTCGCGGAGATGCGCCGCGTCTCGAAGGAGCAGGTCTTCTTCGATACGTTCAACCGGTTTTCGACCCGGTCGATATACAACTGGGCGCTCCCGATGGGGTCGCGGCTCTATTCGCGCTGGGAGATCGACCGGCTGTTAGACGGGGCCGGACTGGAACTGACCGACGCGAACCACGACTGGCTCCTTCCGTACGGGTTCTACCGGAAGATTCCGAACGAGCTGGCCGCCTCGTTCCGCTCGCTCGATACGGCGCTTGGCGGCACACCGCTCGGCGAAAAGCTGGCTTCGGTGTCGTACTGGAACACCCACGTGTAG
- a CDS encoding glycosyltransferase family 2 protein: MDLSVVVPTLNGREELTGCLDALTEQVPDAEVIVVNGPSADGTTGMVRDRDDVSILVEIADRSVTVARNAGIDRATGDVIALVHQSLSVESGWADAVRDGLSGTAQAITGPTHQQLWAGMTTETEETRTIAGRDVTYFNPGNVAFDAEVLEALDGFDEYLNVGSARDFAHRMAASEYGVDWSTKMCVSREFEADGGIAETDWNWKYRSLAYRLVKNYNVRPTVMRRLLSHAVGDAKDALVDVVRGETTPSQWLGNGQDVFGGVGSGIVDGVRARVTDRTTRRNPNGRSARADRAVTVYDWR, encoded by the coding sequence ATGGATCTCTCGGTAGTGGTCCCGACGCTGAACGGCCGGGAAGAGCTAACCGGCTGTCTGGACGCACTCACCGAGCAGGTTCCGGATGCGGAGGTAATCGTCGTCAACGGCCCGTCGGCCGACGGCACAACGGGGATGGTCCGGGACCGTGACGACGTGTCTATTCTCGTCGAAATCGCCGACCGCTCGGTGACAGTCGCCCGCAACGCCGGGATCGACCGGGCGACGGGGGACGTTATCGCGCTCGTCCATCAGTCGCTCTCTGTCGAGTCCGGCTGGGCTGACGCCGTGAGAGACGGGCTTTCGGGGACCGCTCAGGCCATCACCGGACCGACACACCAGCAACTGTGGGCCGGGATGACGACCGAAACAGAGGAAACACGGACGATAGCCGGCCGCGACGTGACGTATTTCAACCCCGGCAACGTCGCGTTCGATGCCGAGGTACTGGAAGCACTGGACGGATTCGACGAGTACCTGAATGTCGGCAGCGCCCGGGACTTCGCACACCGGATGGCCGCCAGTGAGTACGGTGTCGACTGGAGTACGAAAATGTGTGTCAGCCGCGAGTTCGAGGCCGACGGCGGCATCGCAGAGACCGACTGGAACTGGAAGTACCGCTCGCTCGCGTATCGACTGGTGAAAAACTACAACGTCCGACCGACAGTGATGCGGCGACTCCTCAGCCACGCGGTCGGTGACGCGAAAGACGCGCTGGTCGATGTCGTGCGCGGGGAGACGACGCCGTCGCAGTGGCTCGGCAACGGACAGGATGTGTTCGGCGGCGTCGGGTCGGGAATCGTCGACGGAGTCAGGGCACGCGTGACCGACCGGACGACCCGCCGGAATCCGAACGGTCGGTCCGCGCGTGCGGACCGCGCAGTGACTGTGTACGACTGGCGGTAG
- a CDS encoding amidohydrolase family protein yields MLELEHGFRVVDVHARLEPDEQRRPRDGMGDPEQLEREMHQAGVVRSVVFPGERDGSYLKANNAVARMTVERPMVAFARVNGARDPGSGPGSTLRNLASSRTEAHTSPADIEQYAYDDRFYGFKLHPPTDGLPDDEVLAELESVSLPVIVHGGEGFPPETVAESLLSYDFPVILSHFGAHPLRQDLMERAIDLLETHDNLYLDTSAVRYRGPMERAVLEHPDRVLFGSGVPSVHPNVAVMEILTLDVPEDAMRKVFSNNPNRVIEALAP; encoded by the coding sequence ATGCTGGAGCTGGAGCACGGGTTCCGCGTTGTCGACGTGCACGCACGGCTGGAACCCGACGAGCAGCGCCGACCCCGAGACGGCATGGGTGACCCGGAGCAACTGGAACGGGAGATGCACCAGGCTGGCGTCGTCCGCTCCGTCGTCTTCCCCGGCGAGCGAGACGGGTCGTATCTGAAAGCGAACAACGCCGTCGCCCGGATGACCGTCGAGCGACCGATGGTCGCCTTCGCCAGAGTCAACGGCGCTCGGGACCCGGGGTCCGGCCCCGGGTCGACGCTGCGGAACCTCGCGAGTAGTCGCACGGAGGCCCACACCTCGCCGGCGGACATCGAGCAGTACGCCTACGACGACCGGTTCTACGGCTTCAAGCTCCATCCACCGACTGACGGACTACCCGATGACGAAGTCCTCGCAGAACTGGAGTCGGTGTCGCTGCCCGTTATCGTCCACGGCGGCGAAGGGTTCCCGCCCGAAACTGTCGCCGAATCGCTGCTATCGTACGATTTCCCGGTCATTCTCTCACATTTCGGCGCGCATCCACTACGGCAGGACCTGATGGAACGAGCCATCGACCTGCTGGAGACCCACGACAATCTGTATCTCGACACCAGCGCGGTCCGCTACCGAGGGCCGATGGAACGGGCGGTTCTGGAACACCCCGACCGTGTTCTCTTCGGAAGCGGCGTCCCCAGCGTCCACCCGAACGTGGCCGTCATGGAGATTCTGACACTGGATGTCCCCGAAGACGCGATGCGCAAGGTGTTCTCGAACAATCCCAACCGCGTCATCGAGGCGCTGGCACCCTGA
- a CDS encoding TRAM domain-containing protein, giving the protein MEISDQLLCLFSADIRDEGDRYVVEVPRREVETGAVDSGSTYRVALISADEGTEADEETVADTPPDQPQPPVEPGETRYVEIEDIGKQGDGIARVERGYVIIVPGAEIDERVKIEVTEVKSNFAVGEIIDDV; this is encoded by the coding sequence TTGGAAATCTCGGATCAACTGCTGTGTCTGTTCAGTGCCGATATCCGCGACGAGGGGGACCGGTACGTCGTAGAGGTCCCGCGTCGAGAGGTCGAGACGGGCGCAGTCGACTCGGGCAGTACCTACCGCGTTGCACTCATCTCCGCAGACGAGGGGACAGAGGCGGACGAGGAGACGGTGGCGGATACGCCACCGGATCAGCCACAACCGCCGGTCGAGCCGGGTGAGACGCGCTACGTCGAGATCGAAGACATCGGCAAGCAGGGCGACGGCATCGCCCGCGTCGAGCGCGGCTACGTCATCATCGTTCCGGGGGCCGAAATCGACGAACGTGTCAAGATCGAAGTGACCGAGGTCAAGTCGAACTTCGCAGTCGGCGAAATCATCGACGATGTGTGA
- a CDS encoding hydrolase encodes MSLEWRGAAVAPDDEMPSPEAWKPVSVPGRPDQFAGAEAVAYETTFSDPRDESDAHALLVLSGTYAHTRVWCNGDLLTSHDAYFEPLRIRLPESEEYRIVVECRTPEDRFGGLHATDQLPPERCVPGIWWDASIETRPDPCVSELSVQPQVSDEDVTDATVEVSATVLTQEPLDDRITLSLRPEGDVRGGGMMDRARVSTDDERTTVTYTMDVRDPSLWWPHDRGEQSRYVLRAKLGDDEHSVTTGLRTVSYDDGLRVNGEAVPVRGVTLLDPTVEDVARAVDANANLVRVRAQGTPPEVAHACDDHGVLLWQDVPLSGPGSFDSERGIALAARLNTTYAQHPSFAAVGVHDEPVSPYADGLGSGFLDRLRFRWRAWRAGYDASDARSVAEAIDDVPTFPVVGPPGIAPDAATLYPGWRYGDATDLPWLCSQFDVGDVVAGFGAGALGTPEPGDSPGFDNACHDRHVDGGVDASQSYQAGVVREVAESLRHRAAPLMIVDSLRDVGDAGMGLLATDGTEKTAFSVLADCYEPTQVILSDLAPGERDIVVLHDRPEKANLTVEWDCNGDREQAEHTVGPFARVTVDTLTLSAGDDVTLAATDGQTVVTNEYRISE; translated from the coding sequence ATGTCGCTGGAGTGGCGCGGCGCGGCGGTTGCGCCGGACGACGAGATGCCGTCCCCGGAGGCGTGGAAACCGGTATCGGTGCCCGGCCGGCCCGACCAGTTCGCCGGCGCCGAGGCCGTAGCCTACGAAACGACGTTCTCGGACCCGCGGGACGAGAGCGACGCACACGCCCTGCTCGTACTGAGTGGAACATACGCGCACACACGCGTGTGGTGCAACGGCGATTTACTCACCAGCCACGACGCCTACTTCGAGCCGCTCCGGATTCGCCTCCCCGAGAGCGAGGAGTACCGGATCGTCGTGGAGTGTCGTACGCCCGAGGACCGCTTTGGCGGCCTGCACGCGACCGACCAGCTTCCACCGGAGCGCTGCGTCCCGGGCATCTGGTGGGATGCGAGCATCGAAACCAGACCGGACCCCTGCGTGAGCGAGCTTTCAGTCCAGCCACAGGTATCGGACGAAGACGTGACCGACGCGACGGTCGAGGTGTCGGCGACCGTCCTGACCCAGGAGCCACTCGACGACCGGATAACCCTCTCGCTACGGCCGGAGGGGGACGTGCGCGGCGGCGGGATGATGGACCGGGCCCGCGTCTCGACCGACGACGAGCGGACGACAGTGACCTACACGATGGACGTGCGCGACCCGTCACTGTGGTGGCCCCACGACCGCGGCGAACAGTCCCGCTACGTTCTCAGGGCGAAGCTCGGGGACGACGAGCACTCGGTGACGACAGGACTGCGCACCGTCTCCTACGACGATGGCCTGCGGGTCAACGGCGAGGCCGTGCCCGTTCGCGGGGTAACGCTGCTGGACCCGACCGTGGAGGATGTCGCACGGGCTGTCGACGCCAATGCAAATCTGGTCCGGGTTCGGGCACAGGGAACGCCCCCCGAAGTGGCTCACGCCTGTGACGACCACGGCGTCCTGCTCTGGCAGGACGTTCCACTGTCTGGCCCCGGTTCATTCGACAGCGAACGAGGAATCGCCCTCGCAGCGCGGCTCAATACGACCTACGCACAGCATCCCAGTTTCGCGGCGGTCGGTGTTCACGACGAGCCAGTATCTCCGTACGCTGACGGACTGGGTTCCGGATTCCTCGACAGGCTTCGCTTCCGATGGCGCGCCTGGCGCGCCGGCTACGACGCGTCCGACGCCAGGTCGGTGGCCGAGGCCATCGACGACGTGCCGACGTTCCCGGTCGTCGGCCCGCCGGGAATCGCTCCCGACGCGGCCACCCTCTACCCGGGGTGGCGGTACGGTGACGCAACCGACCTTCCGTGGCTCTGTTCGCAGTTCGACGTCGGCGACGTCGTCGCCGGCTTCGGAGCCGGGGCGCTCGGGACGCCGGAACCGGGCGACAGCCCCGGGTTCGACAACGCCTGCCACGACCGCCACGTCGACGGCGGAGTCGACGCGTCGCAGTCGTACCAGGCCGGCGTCGTCCGCGAGGTTGCCGAGTCGCTCCGGCACCGCGCCGCGCCGCTCATGATCGTGGACAGCCTCCGAGACGTCGGTGACGCCGGTATGGGTCTGCTCGCCACGGATGGGACCGAGAAGACGGCATTCAGTGTTCTCGCCGACTGTTACGAGCCCACGCAGGTGATACTCTCGGACCTAGCGCCCGGCGAGCGGGATATCGTTGTCCTCCATGACCGCCCTGAAAAAGCAAACCTCACGGTGGAATGGGACTGCAATGGGGACCGCGAACAGGCCGAACACACTGTCGGTCCGTTCGCCCGCGTCACCGTCGACACGCTTACTCTCTCAGCCGGTGACGACGTGACGCTCGCCGCCACTGACGGCCAGACTGTCGTCACGAACGAGTATCGTATTAGCGAGTGA
- a CDS encoding coiled-coil protein has protein sequence MADSIDESKNVTVTEEDLENKSKGELIKLAGQLRDRRNELNQMASERASARDDLNAKTREKVDEAQEHREKRDELNEQVQEHKDKRNELNAEANELFDKVDNLKNDLELDEGTSVEQLKEEIEDLEFKQQTEVLSSEDEKELIEKIETKREKLQEKQEKLDQGGDLEELKEEAEEVRSEASKHHQKVTELADEAQKHHNEMIEAYREADEIRDEADEKHEEFVDAQEAADQHHEDFVRVQKRLRELDKKEEEQERSQREEKQEAAREEAEEIYQKFKEGETLDTEDLMKLQKAGKL, from the coding sequence ATGGCAGACTCGATAGACGAATCAAAGAACGTTACAGTAACCGAAGAGGATCTCGAAAACAAATCGAAAGGCGAGCTCATCAAACTCGCCGGCCAGCTCCGTGACCGACGAAACGAGCTGAACCAGATGGCGTCCGAGCGGGCCTCCGCCCGCGACGACCTGAACGCGAAGACTCGCGAGAAGGTCGACGAAGCCCAGGAACACCGCGAGAAGCGCGACGAGCTCAACGAGCAGGTCCAGGAGCACAAGGACAAGCGCAACGAGCTCAACGCAGAAGCAAACGAGCTGTTCGACAAGGTCGATAACCTGAAAAACGACCTCGAGCTCGACGAGGGCACGTCGGTCGAACAACTCAAAGAGGAGATCGAAGACCTCGAGTTCAAGCAACAGACCGAAGTGCTCTCCTCGGAGGACGAGAAGGAGCTCATCGAGAAAATCGAGACCAAGCGCGAGAAACTCCAGGAGAAACAGGAGAAGCTCGACCAGGGCGGCGACCTCGAAGAGCTCAAAGAGGAAGCGGAAGAGGTCCGCTCGGAAGCCTCGAAACACCACCAGAAAGTCACGGAACTGGCTGACGAGGCTCAGAAGCACCACAACGAGATGATCGAGGCCTACCGCGAGGCCGACGAGATCCGTGACGAGGCCGACGAGAAGCACGAGGAGTTCGTCGACGCCCAGGAAGCGGCTGACCAGCACCACGAGGACTTCGTCCGCGTCCAGAAGCGCCTCCGCGAACTCGACAAGAAGGAAGAGGAGCAGGAGCGCTCCCAGCGCGAGGAGAAGCAGGAAGCCGCTCGCGAGGAAGCCGAGGAGATTTATCAGAAATTCAAGGAGGGCGAGACCCTCGACACCGAGGACCTGATGAAGCTCCAGAAGGCCGGCAAGCTGTAA
- a CDS encoding MarR family transcriptional regulator, with protein sequence MSALTENAAPAPFTDEEFRDTLRELPPSAKLVAKVLEDDAPLSQGDLAENSLLPDRTVRYALNRLEESDLVDSRYSFTDARKQVYFLTV encoded by the coding sequence ATGAGCGCATTAACTGAAAACGCTGCACCGGCACCGTTCACCGACGAGGAGTTCCGCGACACGCTGCGTGAACTCCCGCCGAGCGCGAAGCTCGTCGCGAAGGTGCTGGAAGACGATGCTCCGTTGTCACAGGGCGATCTGGCCGAGAACTCGCTACTCCCGGACCGTACTGTCAGGTATGCCCTGAACCGGCTGGAGGAGTCTGACCTGGTAGACTCACGGTATAGTTTCACCGACGCACGCAAACAGGTTTATTTCCTCACGGTCTGA
- a CDS encoding DUF7123 family protein, with product MSATAQPTDSPLSDKQRRILEYLRSNADDQTYFKSRLIGDELGLSAKEVGTNMTAIADGDHDLAVEKWGYSSSTTWMVEA from the coding sequence ATGAGCGCCACCGCACAACCCACCGACAGTCCGCTTTCGGACAAGCAGCGACGTATTCTGGAGTATCTCCGTTCCAATGCTGACGACCAGACGTATTTCAAATCCCGACTTATCGGCGACGAACTCGGCCTCTCAGCCAAGGAAGTCGGAACGAATATGACCGCAATCGCCGACGGCGATCACGACTTGGCCGTCGAGAAGTGGGGGTACTCCTCCTCGACGACATGGATGGTCGAAGCTTAA
- a CDS encoding YkgJ family cysteine cluster protein, translating to MDSLETELERARALDESELADAIETIGFECTRCGACCKAESACGEGGESDGDESGEQSNSAETDAEPHTATVFPDEIRQLQATGEYDFRDVARPMPYGLADGPDGPEGETFEWALQTDDCGDCTFYAEGDDGTGACTVHGDRPLICRTYPFSVALGGTSQPMGDAVDEAGMVRAHECEGLGRDISRADAEELAAALKERAVRELTEAIGVRDNYRPVDQSAGQVVVHDSEGAKRPDGSPYE from the coding sequence GTGGACTCTCTCGAAACCGAACTCGAACGGGCCCGTGCCCTCGACGAGTCGGAACTGGCCGACGCAATCGAGACGATCGGGTTTGAATGTACTCGCTGTGGAGCCTGCTGCAAGGCCGAGTCAGCGTGTGGCGAGGGTGGAGAGAGTGACGGAGATGAGTCCGGCGAGCAATCCAACTCCGCCGAAACCGACGCTGAACCTCACACGGCAACGGTGTTTCCCGACGAGATCCGGCAGCTACAGGCGACCGGGGAGTACGACTTCCGCGACGTGGCCCGACCGATGCCGTACGGACTGGCGGACGGGCCGGACGGCCCCGAAGGTGAGACGTTCGAGTGGGCGCTCCAGACCGACGACTGCGGCGACTGCACGTTCTACGCCGAGGGCGACGACGGCACGGGTGCCTGTACGGTCCACGGCGACCGCCCGCTCATCTGCCGGACCTACCCGTTCAGCGTCGCGCTTGGCGGAACGAGCCAGCCGATGGGCGACGCCGTCGACGAGGCAGGGATGGTCCGGGCCCACGAATGTGAGGGCCTCGGTCGAGATATCTCCAGAGCCGACGCTGAGGAGTTGGCTGCAGCGCTCAAGGAACGCGCCGTTCGAGAACTGACGGAAGCAATCGGCGTCCGCGACAACTACCGGCCTGTCGACCAGTCAGCCGGACAGGTCGTCGTCCACGACTCCGAAGGAGCCAAGCGCCCCGACGGCAGCCCCTACGAGTAG
- the thsA gene encoding thermosome subunit alpha — protein sequence MGGQPLFILDEDAQRTHGKDAQSSNISAGKAVSESVRTTLGPRGMDKMLVSDDGDVVITNDGATILSEMDIEHPAAQMIVEVAQTQEDEVGDGTTTASVLAGELLTKGEDLLDDDVHPTTIVEGYSAAAELAQEAINEIVLDVDLDDETLVEVAESSMTGKGTGDVEAEKLAEVVVDAVRHAKSDNGVRRDNIEVHTQTGAASSATKLVEGVIVDETAVHDNMPTSVEDASIAVIDTELDVRESNIDAEYNVSSVDQLNAALDAEESELQGYAEEVVESGADVAFVTEDVADRVASQLAKEGVFVADSISSSTAKDIVEATGAKRVGSLEALDEDALGHADSVDVEKQGDDDVTFITGGATAESVTVIARGSTEHVVDELERALNDALDTVIAALDAGGVVPGAGATEIAIADHIRSEAASIEGRKQLAVEAFADAVDVLPRTLAENTGLDAIDALVDLRAEHESEGIAGVISEGQTGVVGDPVDYGILDPAAVKREAVDSATEAATMIVRIDDVISSS from the coding sequence ATGGGCGGCCAGCCTCTTTTCATCCTTGATGAGGACGCCCAGCGCACACACGGGAAGGACGCACAGTCATCGAACATCTCCGCCGGAAAGGCCGTAAGCGAGTCCGTACGGACCACGCTCGGTCCCCGCGGCATGGACAAGATGCTCGTCTCCGACGACGGTGATGTGGTCATCACCAACGACGGGGCGACCATCCTTTCCGAGATGGACATCGAACACCCCGCGGCCCAGATGATCGTCGAAGTCGCCCAGACGCAGGAAGACGAAGTGGGCGACGGAACGACGACCGCGTCCGTGCTGGCCGGGGAACTGCTGACCAAGGGCGAGGACCTGCTCGACGATGACGTCCACCCGACGACAATCGTCGAGGGGTACTCCGCCGCCGCCGAACTCGCACAGGAGGCGATTAACGAGATTGTCCTCGATGTCGACCTCGACGACGAGACGCTCGTCGAAGTCGCCGAATCATCGATGACCGGCAAGGGCACCGGTGATGTCGAGGCCGAGAAACTCGCCGAAGTCGTCGTCGACGCCGTCCGCCACGCCAAGAGCGACAACGGCGTTCGCCGGGACAACATCGAAGTCCACACCCAGACGGGTGCAGCCTCCTCCGCGACCAAGCTCGTCGAGGGCGTCATCGTCGACGAGACGGCCGTCCACGACAACATGCCGACCTCGGTCGAGGACGCGTCTATCGCGGTCATCGACACCGAACTCGACGTTCGTGAGAGCAACATCGACGCCGAGTACAACGTCTCCAGCGTCGACCAGCTCAACGCCGCGCTCGACGCCGAAGAGAGCGAACTGCAGGGCTACGCCGAGGAAGTCGTCGAAAGCGGCGCTGACGTCGCGTTCGTCACCGAGGACGTCGCCGACCGCGTCGCCTCCCAGCTCGCCAAGGAAGGCGTCTTCGTCGCCGACAGCATCAGCTCCTCGACCGCGAAGGACATCGTGGAGGCGACCGGTGCAAAGCGCGTCGGCTCCCTCGAAGCTCTTGATGAAGACGCGCTCGGTCACGCCGACAGCGTCGACGTCGAAAAGCAGGGTGACGACGACGTGACGTTCATTACCGGCGGCGCGACCGCCGAGTCCGTCACAGTCATCGCTCGCGGCTCCACCGAACACGTCGTCGACGAACTCGAACGCGCGCTCAACGACGCGCTCGACACCGTCATCGCCGCGCTCGACGCCGGCGGTGTGGTTCCCGGCGCAGGCGCGACCGAAATCGCCATCGCCGACCACATCCGCTCCGAAGCGGCGTCCATCGAGGGCCGCAAGCAGCTCGCCGTCGAAGCGTTCGCCGACGCTGTCGACGTGCTACCCCGCACACTCGCGGAGAACACGGGCCTCGACGCCATCGACGCGCTCGTCGACCTCCGCGCCGAACACGAGAGCGAGGGCATCGCCGGCGTCATCAGCGAAGGCCAGACCGGCGTCGTCGGTGACCCCGTCGACTACGGCATCCTCGACCCCGCCGCAGTCAAGCGCGAAGCGGTCGACTCCGCTACCGAAGCGGCGACGATGATCGTCCGTATCGACGACGTCATCTCGTCGTCGTAA